In one Ictalurus punctatus breed USDA103 chromosome 19, Coco_2.0, whole genome shotgun sequence genomic region, the following are encoded:
- the rsph9 gene encoding radial spoke head protein 9 homolog isoform X3, protein MDSSTLMYSLDLVCGNGLTLSTEQKAALHTSLLILKRNYKFNRVLFWGKILGIKKDYFIAQGVGEDEMRDRKCLYSFNCMDWHLLPLATEALTAEVAVAARGRFMGEPSHEYQHTVIRHQGEGDNAVEEEVMVKVSEEKRLAVTVFTINNEVAVVPRGAYIKSPNGIVQTNRSFEGLNPTEAGKLNNYLHFSEPKNLKKKSILELADLNPSIDFLDPLIDDIPKEIKIHQTRLCFSSLHLYSFGEPVPAVPSAFCSCLTEVEPDVVFCCCNPSTSR, encoded by the exons ATGGACTCCAGCACTTTGATGTATTCATTGGATTTAGTGTGTGGGAACGGGCTGACCCTGAGCACCGAGCAGAAGGCAGCTCTGCACACCTCTCTGCTCATTCTGAAGAGAAATTACAAATTCAACCGAGTCCTGTTTTGGGGGAAAATCCTGGGAATTAAAAAGGATTATTTCATTGCTCAGGGGGTTGGAGAAGATGAAATGAGGGACAGGAAGTGTTTATACAG TTTTAACTGCATGGATTGGCACTTGCTCCCTCTCGCCACCGAGGCCCTGACAGCAGAGGTGGCTGTAGCAGCTCGGGGACGTTTTATGGGCGAACCATCACATGAATACCAGCACACTGTGATACGGCACCAAGGAGAAGGAGATAATGCTGTGGAGGAAGAAGTCATG GTGAAAGTGAGTGAAGAGAAGAGGCTAGCTGTGACTGTCTTTACCATCAATAATGAGGTGGCTGTTGTACCACGTGGCGCATACATTAAGAGCCCTAATGGCATTGTACAGACGAACCGCAGCTTTGAGG GCCTGAACCCCACAGAGGCAGGAAAGttgaacaattatttacacTTCTCTGAGCCCAAGAACCTGAAGAAGAAGTCCATTTTGGAACTGGCTGATCTGAATCCTTCCATTGACTTCTTGGATCCTCTAATCGATGACATTCCCAAAG aaatcaagattcatcagaccaggctatgtttCTCCAGTCTTCATCTGtacagttttggtgagcctgtgcccgcTGTaccctcagctttctgttcttgtctgacagaagtggaacctgatgtggtcttctgctgttgtaacccatctacctcaag gtaa
- the rsph9 gene encoding radial spoke head protein 9 homolog isoform X1 produces MDSSTLMYSLDLVCGNGLTLSTEQKAALHTSLLILKRNYKFNRVLFWGKILGIKKDYFIAQGVGEDEMRDRKCLYSFNCMDWHLLPLATEALTAEVAVAARGRFMGEPSHEYQHTVIRHQGEGDNAVEEEVMVKVSEEKRLAVTVFTINNEVAVVPRGAYIKSPNGIVQTNRSFEGLNPTEAGKLNNYLHFSEPKNLKKKSILELADLNPSIDFLDPLIDDIPKEIKIHQTRLCFSSLHLYSFGEPVPAVPSAFCSCLTEVEPDVVFCCCNPSTSRFNVLCILRCFFAHHNYTEWSSELL; encoded by the exons ATGGACTCCAGCACTTTGATGTATTCATTGGATTTAGTGTGTGGGAACGGGCTGACCCTGAGCACCGAGCAGAAGGCAGCTCTGCACACCTCTCTGCTCATTCTGAAGAGAAATTACAAATTCAACCGAGTCCTGTTTTGGGGGAAAATCCTGGGAATTAAAAAGGATTATTTCATTGCTCAGGGGGTTGGAGAAGATGAAATGAGGGACAGGAAGTGTTTATACAG TTTTAACTGCATGGATTGGCACTTGCTCCCTCTCGCCACCGAGGCCCTGACAGCAGAGGTGGCTGTAGCAGCTCGGGGACGTTTTATGGGCGAACCATCACATGAATACCAGCACACTGTGATACGGCACCAAGGAGAAGGAGATAATGCTGTGGAGGAAGAAGTCATG GTGAAAGTGAGTGAAGAGAAGAGGCTAGCTGTGACTGTCTTTACCATCAATAATGAGGTGGCTGTTGTACCACGTGGCGCATACATTAAGAGCCCTAATGGCATTGTACAGACGAACCGCAGCTTTGAGG GCCTGAACCCCACAGAGGCAGGAAAGttgaacaattatttacacTTCTCTGAGCCCAAGAACCTGAAGAAGAAGTCCATTTTGGAACTGGCTGATCTGAATCCTTCCATTGACTTCTTGGATCCTCTAATCGATGACATTCCCAAAG aaatcaagattcatcagaccaggctatgtttCTCCAGTCTTCATCTGtacagttttggtgagcctgtgcccgcTGTaccctcagctttctgttcttgtctgacagaagtggaacctgatgtggtcttctgctgttgtaacccatctacctcaaggttcaatgtgttgtgcattctgagatgcttttttgctcaccaTAATTATACAGAGTGGtcatctgagttactgtag